From the genome of Calliopsis andreniformis isolate RMS-2024a unplaced genomic scaffold, iyCalAndr_principal scaffold0022, whole genome shotgun sequence, one region includes:
- the LOC143187227 gene encoding uncharacterized protein LOC143187227, whose product MFGTKLRTWMEAHIVRSKKKKERKKGEKGFDSNCNSPRSSSANRSPALHQVHPIDSPSKNVDGIRLHGRDRYGGAGNNGSASATTTTSSATSAGTGSVNLSSPESAYSTGYSTDGTSPGASFPPEYYINIRTGTHYFQNSGNNGRPKRPTDAVDFSAAAALLSGHGNLESAGSPANMTREHQRLRDVRSNASNKIGERAATRESKEPQAYVHEQQYQRRIESLSADSSRSNLAASVPSAIPPPLVSPAVQSPRERSRIRTNPWLSANSSTSSTAGFKSRLNLDDTSSSSGLKLTESSGSASDVNANSSRGGRARNEYKQESLSAGRSPINQNWRIASGMEIRSKMALSIQRRSSSSNSSTTNSTSSSNNSTSSGSSSNISDVSGRSHGPENGNNNDIDNGNGSSASSVTRSGVASSEDDITLNEMMGKFDESYVYEKETDILSDSDPTDCEDYIDSLSDADATRDVVNENVSRENDDFDYIDNGSFLDLDNLDCSARFPNTGHCTYFAFTSELARRSSRLRESLMKRRCKEDATAFQRTASTKNSGKRQSGRQKKPEEKQQSEKRKRRVSQRRKPNLEKCNDETANLNRVLVERMLLKNSGFNQGSRSVGGTPICLRRKKHDLNKNLSPIKLNDNRSIIQPTIVDSDMVKRRSNSISYVNGNIVRRRITGNTYMTTFASEIALIEADKEADKKYRELILEAENILVDMQKSQNNMPIVPSPSRKLHNGLANKRVELIKNTELNIELALSKSRNSQPELQSGSIRDLEHTSPKRQFAQPCSPVRRFMERNGTTTSGFLPKETFYRQEATPIKYSVDSPLATRKTPPQHSPNRSLLRCSRPRRDHPDSCDSNGHGTATTNCNGALRSPDLGVSCQTSLQNRVRSVLPPKNSTAEFNNRKDFRGSRSTTKEEGVTSSSSDSEERCDVRRRAPLMIFRSVDMGPVKEGSSYCPQSEPVKRKVYAGSTTYGRIQKTLGEHIALRNSDGDTTTDDTDDSRRCLKEKVAQLRRERLAAEANMSANVQDSQIFQQQISQLRRQMLMQTIEGLKRSLEDQSATLKQTCFEPVMTEQLP is encoded by the exons ATGTTTGGGACGAAATTGCGCACGTGGATGGAGGCGCATATCGTGCGATCGAAAAAGAAGAAGGAGAGGAAAAAGGGAGAGAAAGGATTCGACTCGAACTGCAACTCACCCAGAAGCTCTAGCGCCAACAGGTCTCCGGCGTTGCACCAA GTCCATCCGATCGACTCTCCGTCGAAGAACGTCGACGGGATTCGGTTGCATGGAAGAGATAGGTACGGCGGCGCGGGAAACAACGGGTCCGCGTCTGCGACTACGACCACGTCCTCGGCTACGTCCGCTGGTACTGGCAGCGTCAATCTTTCTTCACCTGAAAGCGCTTATAGCACTGGATACTCAACGGACGGCACATCGCCGGGGGCCAGCTTTCCGCCAGAGTATTACATCAACATCAGAACAGGAACCCACTACTTTCAAAACAGCGGTAACAACGGCAGACCAAAGAGGCCGACCGACGCGGTGGATTTCTCTGCCGCAGCTGCTCTCCTATCGGGACATGGAAATCTCGAATCCGCTGGCTCTCCCGCGAATATGACCAGAGAACACCAGCGCTTGCGAGACGTTAGAAGCAACGCTTCGAACAAG ATCGGCGAGCGTGCGGCAACTCGAGAATCGAAGGAACCGCAGGCCTACGTGCACGAGCAGCAGTACCAACGACGCATCGAATCCTTGTCCGCTGATTCGTCGAGAAGCAACCTAGCTGCTTCCGTTCCTTCCGCCATACCTCCGCCATTGGTTTCACCCGCGGTGCAATCGCCTCGGGAGAGATCCCGCATCCGAACGAATCCGTGGCTGTCGGCCAACTCGTCAACCTCGAGCACCGCGGGCTTCAAGTCAAGATTGAACTTGGACGACACTAGCAGCAGCTCAGGACTCAAGCTGACGGAATCCTCCGGAAGCGCCAGCGACGTGAACGCAAACAGTAGTCGAGGAGGACGCGCCAGAAACGAGTATAAACAGGAGAGCCTCAGCGCGGGAAGAAGCCC AATAAATCAGAACTGGAGAATCGCCTCGGGTATGGAAATCCGGTCAAAAATGGCTTTATCCATTCAACGAcgtagcagcagcagcaacagtagCACTACCAACAGCACCAGCAGCAGTAACAATAGCACCAGCAGCGGCAGTAGTAGCAACATCAGCGATGTTAGTGGTCGTAGCCATGGGCCAGAGAACGGAAACAACAACGATATCGATAATGGCAACGGTTCGTCTGCATCATCGGTGACGCGCAGCGGCGTAGCGTCGTCCGAAGACGACATCACTCTCAACGAAATGATGGGGAAATTCGATGAGAGTTACGTGTACGAGAAAGAAACGGATATTCTGTCCGATAGTGATCCAACCGATTGCGAAGACTACATAGATTCGCTATCCGACGCGGATGCTACTCGGGATGTTGTCAACGAGAACGTTTCTAGGGAGAATGACGACTTCGATTACATCGACAATGGTTCCTTTCTCGACCTCGACAATCTCGACTGTTCTGCTCGTTTCCCTAACACTGGTCATTGCACCTATTTTGCATTTACCAGCGAACTTGCTCGTCGCAGCAGCAGGCTGCGCGAATCGTTGATGAAACGTAGGTGTAAAGAGGATGCGACAGCGTTTCAGAG AACGGCCAGTACGAAAAACAGCGGCAAGAGACAAAGTGGACGGCAGAAGAAGCCGGAGGAGAAGCAGCAGAGTGAGAAACGCAAAAGAAGGGTGTCTCAACGGCGCAAGCCAAATTTGGAGAAATGCAACGACGAAACTGCGAATTTGAACCGCGTACTGGTCGAAAGAATGCTGTTGAAAAACTCTGGATTCAATCAAGGTAGCAGGAGCGTTGGCGGCACCCCTATATGCTTGCGTCGTAAGAAACACGATCTGAACAAGAATTTGTCGCCGATCAAGCTGAACGATAATCGGTCGATCATCCAACCGACTATCGTCGACAGCGATATGGTTAAGAGACGATCCAATTCG ATAAGCTACGTGAACGGTAACATCGTGAGACGGCGAATAACGGGTAACACCTACATGACTACGTTCGCTTCGGAGATCGCCCTGATCGAAGCCGACAAAGAAGCTGACAAGAAGTATCGCGAACTCATTCTCGAGGCGGAGAACATTTTAGTGGATATGCAAAAGAGTCAAAATAATATGCCAATCGTACCATCGCCTTCTCGCAAGCTTCACAACGGTTTAGCGAATAAGCGCGTCGAACTGATCAAAAACACCGAGCTGAACATCGAGCTGGCTTTGTCTAAGAGCAGAAACTCTCAACCCGAGTTGCAGAGCGGCAGTATCAGGGATCTCGAACACACCAGCCCCAAAAGACAGTTCGCGCAGCCTTGTTCTCCGGTTCGGCGATTTATGGAGAGGAACGGAACGACCACCAGCGGATTTCTCCCAAAAGAAACGTTCTATAGGCAAGAAGCGACACCGATCAAGTATTCGGTCGATTCTCCGCTTGCGACGAGGAAGACGCCACCTCAGCATTCGCCCAACAGAAGCCTTCTTCGCTGTTCTCGTCCCAGGCGAGACCATCCGGATAGCTGCGACAGCAATGGGCATGGAACAGCTACCACGAATTGTAACGGTGCTCTCCGATCGCCTGATCTTGGCGTGTCCTGTCAAACTTCTTTACAGAATAGAGTCCGCAGTGTCTTACCTCCGAAGAATTCCACCGCGGAATTCAATAACAGAAAGGATTTTCGCGGTTCGAGGTCGACAACCAAAGAGGAAGGAGTAACGTCGAGCTCGTCTGATTCGGAAGAAAGATGCGACGTTAGGAGAAGAGCACCTCTGATGATTTTCAG GTCGGTTGACATGGGACCTGTAAAGGAAGGCTCTTCCTACTGTCCGCAAAGCGAACCAGTTAAAAGGAAAGTGTACGCAGGTAGTACGACCTATGGTAGAATCCAGAAAACTTTGGGAGAACATATCGCTTTGAGGAACTCGGACGGCGATACCACCACTGACGATACCG ATGACTCGAGGAGATGTTTGAAGGAAAAAGTGGCTCAATTACGCCGAGAACGACTAGCCGCGGAAGCGAATATGAGCGCGAACGTTCAGGACTCGCAAATTTTCCAACAGCAAATCTCACAGTTACGAAGACAGATGCTGATGCAAACTATCGAAGGTCTGAAACGTAGTCTGGAGGACCAGTCCGCAACCTTGAAGCAAACTTGCTTCGAGCCGGTGATGACCGAGCAATTGCCCTAA
- the LOC143187230 gene encoding CXXC motif containing zinc binding protein: MVKIALQIKATLENIEEIKPSGPEFRWYLKFTCCNCGEVSEKWNYVSLSEFIPAQRGNAVTHFTSKCKLCSRDNSMTILEDSIKPFVATDHDKFQTIVVFDCRGLEPSDFSAREGWTAKAVDDGKEFTEVDLSEGEWADYCDKIKKPVGIYDIEHKFERIK; the protein is encoded by the coding sequence ATGGTGAAAATAGCGTTGCAAATAAAGGCTACTTTAGAAAATATAGAGGAAATAAAGCCATCAGGACCAGAGTTTCGATGGTATTTAAAATTTACTTGCTGCAATTGCGGTGAAGTATCAGAGAAGTGGAATTACGTGTCTCTGAGCGAATTTATTCCAGCTCAAAGGGGTAATGCGGTAACTCACTTCACGAGCAAATGCAAACTCTGTTCTCGGGACAATTCTATGACTATTTTAGAAGATTCTATAAAGCCCTTTGTCGCGACCGATCACGACAAATTTCAAACGATAGTGGTGTTCGATTGCCGAGGTCTCGAACCTTCAGACTTTTCTGCACGGGAAGGATGGACTGCTAAAGCTGTCGATGATGGAAAGGAATTTACAGAGGTCGATCTGTCTGAAGGAGAATGGGCAGATTATTGTGATAAGATTAAAAAACCTGTTGGGATTTATGATATTGAGCACAAGTTTGAAAGAATCAAGTAA